From a region of the Polynucleobacter corsicus genome:
- a CDS encoding mandelate racemase/muconate lactonizing enzyme family protein — MKIKCAEIYPLSIPLIEPIKMSREMVVDAKTVLLCLTDDKGRQGWGEASVAPLMTGESLDSLVGSIKFLVENALSLEWGEPAEFASVFNRILYANASAKSCLEMALLDLYTQERSIPLWRYLRTESDVLADAEPAPIPLLRMLGGSLDKELRDAKAFRELGFRHWKIKIGSLSLDEDLHRVKVLCDALEGDVISVDANCALTLTDAIRFCQSESASKLTFAEQLISAELPMVDFVLLNESSPIPIGLDESVHGLAELEQLIEAKAFSGASLKLIKTGGVMQALECAKLLEQHKLSLNLACKIAETSLSAAATASLGFAMGKVNWGFSMSNQYLKFDICDTPLIARQGSFEVDQLAPSGIGITPNIDRVKEAIAKGYAAIQY; from the coding sequence ATGAAAATCAAATGCGCTGAAATTTACCCCTTATCCATTCCCCTTATCGAGCCCATCAAGATGTCTCGTGAAATGGTAGTGGATGCAAAAACGGTATTGCTCTGCCTAACTGATGATAAGGGTCGACAGGGCTGGGGTGAGGCCTCGGTCGCGCCTTTGATGACCGGGGAAAGCTTGGATAGTCTCGTCGGCAGCATTAAATTCTTGGTAGAAAATGCATTGTCATTAGAGTGGGGCGAGCCGGCCGAATTTGCAAGTGTTTTTAATCGAATTTTGTATGCCAATGCATCAGCAAAATCTTGTTTAGAGATGGCTTTATTGGATTTATATACGCAAGAGCGCTCCATCCCTTTATGGCGATATCTACGAACTGAAAGTGATGTCCTGGCGGATGCCGAACCTGCACCCATACCCTTACTGAGAATGCTGGGCGGCTCATTGGACAAAGAGCTTAGAGATGCCAAGGCATTTCGTGAGCTTGGATTTAGGCACTGGAAAATTAAAATTGGCTCACTCTCGCTAGATGAAGATCTGCATAGGGTGAAAGTGCTGTGCGATGCCTTGGAGGGTGACGTCATCTCTGTTGATGCAAACTGCGCACTCACTTTGACAGATGCAATTCGATTTTGCCAGTCAGAGTCAGCAAGTAAATTAACGTTTGCCGAGCAGTTGATTTCTGCGGAGCTGCCAATGGTAGATTTTGTGTTGCTGAATGAAAGCTCCCCCATTCCAATCGGATTGGATGAGTCGGTCCATGGTCTTGCCGAGCTAGAGCAATTAATCGAGGCTAAGGCATTCAGTGGGGCTAGCTTAAAGCTGATTAAAACAGGCGGAGTAATGCAGGCGCTTGAATGCGCCAAATTACTAGAGCAGCATAAGCTCTCACTCAATTTAGCATGCAAGATTGCGGAGACCTCTTTGTCTGCAGCTGCTACTGCATCTCTAGGATTTGCCATGGGCAAAGTGAATTGGGGTTTTAGCATGTCAAATCAGTACTTGAAGTTTGATATCTGTGACACACCATTGATAGCCAGGCAGGGAAGCTTTGAGGTGGACCAGCTAGCACCCAGCGGCATTGGTATAACTCCAAATATCGATCGAGTAAAGGAAGCCATTGCTAAGGGATATGCGGCTATTCAATATTGA
- a CDS encoding SMP-30/gluconolactonase/LRE family protein has translation MTMHNPFQPVEKIKAEVFMSMPGKFRKKSRTGWSDPNRQNAEVECFLEGPSFDREGNLWFLDIPFGRVFRITPKGDWDLVTQFDGWPNGLKFHKDGRAFICDYKLGLLALDPKTGKVETILGSMYSENFKGLNDLHFASNGDLYFTDQGQTGIADPTGRVFRLRANGQLDRLAINVPSPNGITLNTQEKHVFVAATRSQQIWRLPLMADGSVSKTGVAIQLTGGVAGPDGIEMDSENGLLVCHLGVGIWRFDSNMLPTHLIYSDNPHHHHLANMCFGGEDNRDLYITESLSGDILKARLPVAGKKMFGLS, from the coding sequence ATGACGATGCACAACCCATTTCAGCCTGTAGAGAAAATCAAGGCAGAAGTCTTTATGTCAATGCCTGGGAAGTTTAGAAAGAAATCCCGTACAGGCTGGTCTGATCCAAACCGCCAAAACGCTGAAGTTGAGTGCTTTTTAGAAGGTCCTTCTTTTGACCGTGAAGGTAACTTATGGTTTCTGGATATCCCTTTTGGACGGGTCTTCAGAATTACGCCGAAGGGTGATTGGGATTTGGTAACTCAATTTGACGGTTGGCCGAATGGATTGAAGTTTCACAAAGATGGCCGTGCATTTATTTGCGATTACAAGTTAGGCCTATTAGCCCTCGATCCTAAAACTGGAAAAGTGGAAACAATTCTTGGGTCCATGTATAGCGAAAACTTCAAGGGTTTGAATGATTTGCACTTTGCCTCCAATGGCGACCTGTACTTTACCGATCAGGGCCAAACTGGAATTGCAGATCCGACAGGTAGAGTATTTAGATTGCGCGCTAATGGTCAATTAGATCGCTTGGCTATTAATGTACCGAGTCCTAATGGCATCACCTTAAATACTCAAGAAAAGCATGTATTCGTTGCCGCAACAAGATCTCAGCAAATTTGGCGTTTACCACTCATGGCTGATGGTTCTGTTTCTAAAACGGGTGTTGCAATTCAGTTGACAGGTGGCGTTGCCGGGCCTGATGGTATCGAGATGGATTCTGAAAATGGATTGCTCGTTTGCCACTTAGGCGTTGGTATCTGGAGATTTGATAGCAATATGCTCCCGACCCATTTGATCTACTCAGACAACCCACACCACCATCACTTGGCAAACATGTGTTTTGGTGGCGAAGATAATCGGGATTTGTACATTACTGAATCTCTCTCTGGCGATATCTTGAAAGCACGATTGCCTGTAGCTGGCAAAAAGATGTTTGGCCTCTCCTAA
- a CDS encoding Ldh family oxidoreductase: MKYLSITQAEAFIAQALHANQVPLADAKLVAQLMIQSDLVGADGHGIFRLPAYIKRIRAGGINLSPNIQIEREQGATALINGDNALGHLVMNKAVEVAIEKVKQHSVCWVGSHYGNHSGAASVYVRKLAEQGYIGIYMAVGNANHMAPWGGIDLLLSTNPIAIAVPSGDKPIVLLDIATTVAAYGKVKLAAQKGELIPDTWMIDRQGQPITDPQKSSEGSLLPIGGYKGYGLAVMIGLLAGALNDAAVGKGTIDFNAHHDLITNTGQTIIAVDPSAFGSKEQFVARVIALVDDLKASSTLPGVNQIRVPGDGAARVMAERLSHGIPISSELQESLNNCAKECGITALDL; this comes from the coding sequence ATGAAATATTTATCTATAACTCAGGCTGAGGCATTTATTGCACAAGCATTGCACGCCAACCAGGTGCCTTTGGCAGATGCCAAGCTCGTAGCCCAACTGATGATCCAGTCAGACCTCGTTGGCGCTGATGGGCATGGAATTTTCAGATTACCTGCTTACATTAAGCGTATTCGTGCTGGCGGTATTAATTTGAGTCCCAATATTCAGATTGAACGTGAGCAGGGTGCAACTGCTTTGATCAATGGGGATAATGCCTTGGGTCATTTGGTGATGAATAAAGCGGTCGAAGTTGCAATAGAAAAAGTGAAGCAACACAGCGTTTGTTGGGTTGGTAGTCACTATGGAAATCATTCTGGTGCAGCATCTGTATATGTCAGAAAGCTAGCTGAACAGGGGTATATCGGCATCTATATGGCGGTTGGCAACGCCAATCATATGGCGCCATGGGGCGGCATTGATTTATTGCTGTCTACCAATCCGATTGCTATTGCGGTTCCTTCGGGTGATAAGCCGATCGTTCTATTGGATATTGCGACTACAGTCGCTGCTTACGGTAAGGTAAAACTTGCTGCCCAAAAGGGTGAATTGATTCCCGATACTTGGATGATCGATCGACAAGGTCAGCCCATTACAGATCCGCAAAAATCGAGCGAGGGATCATTACTTCCTATCGGGGGTTACAAAGGATATGGTTTAGCTGTCATGATTGGTCTGCTAGCTGGCGCGCTCAATGATGCTGCAGTTGGCAAAGGCACGATTGACTTTAATGCGCATCATGATTTAATTACCAACACCGGTCAAACAATCATTGCTGTTGATCCAAGTGCTTTTGGAAGTAAAGAGCAATTTGTTGCCCGGGTAATCGCTTTGGTCGATGATTTAAAGGCCTCCTCTACATTGCCAGGTGTGAATCAAATTCGGGTACCCGGCGATGGTGCTGCAAGAGTGATGGCAGAGCGACTTTCGCATGGCATTCCGATCTCGAGCGAATTACAAGAGTCTTTGAATAACTGCGCCAAAGAGTGCGGGATTACAGCATTAGATTTATAA
- a CDS encoding 3-hydroxyacyl-CoA dehydrogenase family protein, giving the protein MKYVAVIGTGIMAAGIAAGFVAQSIPVVILGRNKDKADACLDKALTLAQKIGIVGAYASQSQDAIKAGQKAEVLENWSNWDGCDWVIETVAENLALKQEIFQYLDERVPAHIPIGSNSSGFPISKIASGLKTANRMMGAHYFMPAEVVPLVEVVMGEKTELVFAEQACSLYKSIAKKPVLVKKDIPGFLANRIQHALMREALSLVQEGIASPEDIDDAVRYSFGFRYAAVGPMTQKEISGWDGMANAAKEIYPSLSNITTLPPKVVQLMSEGKTGMKSGEGFRKWTPEEIQQVSDSYSRRLKAAFDVLNIE; this is encoded by the coding sequence ATGAAATATGTTGCCGTAATTGGTACCGGAATCATGGCCGCAGGTATTGCCGCTGGGTTTGTTGCACAAAGTATTCCCGTTGTTATTTTGGGAAGAAACAAAGATAAAGCGGATGCATGCCTAGATAAAGCGCTGACCCTCGCACAGAAAATTGGCATTGTCGGAGCCTACGCTAGCCAAAGTCAGGATGCGATCAAGGCTGGACAGAAGGCTGAAGTCCTTGAGAACTGGTCCAACTGGGATGGGTGTGACTGGGTCATCGAAACCGTGGCAGAAAACCTTGCTCTAAAGCAAGAGATATTCCAATACCTTGACGAACGCGTTCCAGCGCATATTCCTATTGGTAGCAATAGCTCAGGGTTTCCAATCAGCAAAATTGCTTCTGGACTGAAAACCGCCAATCGAATGATGGGAGCCCATTACTTTATGCCAGCCGAAGTGGTGCCCCTAGTAGAAGTGGTCATGGGAGAGAAAACGGAATTGGTATTTGCAGAACAAGCCTGCAGCCTATACAAAAGCATTGCTAAAAAACCAGTTTTAGTAAAAAAAGATATTCCTGGGTTTTTGGCAAATCGTATTCAGCATGCACTCATGCGTGAAGCCCTATCGCTTGTACAAGAGGGCATTGCAAGCCCTGAGGATATTGATGATGCCGTCCGTTACAGCTTTGGCTTTCGATATGCTGCGGTTGGCCCAATGACCCAAAAAGAAATCTCAGGCTGGGATGGGATGGCAAATGCAGCAAAAGAAATTTATCCCTCGCTCTCCAACATTACCACTCTACCCCCGAAGGTAGTACAGCTGATGAGTGAAGGAAAAACAGGAATGAAATCTGGTGAAGGCTTCAGAAAGTGGACGCCAGAAGAAATACAGCAAGTTTCAGACTCCTACTCCAGGAGATTGAAGGCTGCTTTTGATGTTCTCAATATTGAATAG
- a CDS encoding GntR family transcriptional regulator produces MASPKLKESLPLYKTLANALAQRIYEGDWAVGSHLPSEAVLCKSFTASRHTLRHALQTLERDGMVLRRQGAPTQVISRRKVRRFTQSFNSPVDILSYPRNTYRQNTIEEFIELDKPLSEMIGDAVGSSWYHIGAIRKQRDTEEVIAWTDIYILPQFASLTSEPEHSQVMVFEQIEKKYGTRIDRAEVDVYAIDVSTDIAKKLGLKVHAPCLVIVRRYFDNQDKLFEVTFTYHPHNKYTYKMEFKSDTGN; encoded by the coding sequence TTGGCCTCTCCTAAGTTGAAAGAATCTCTACCGCTCTATAAGACCTTAGCGAATGCGCTGGCTCAGCGTATTTATGAGGGCGATTGGGCGGTAGGCTCTCACTTGCCATCTGAAGCAGTACTTTGTAAAAGTTTCACAGCAAGTCGCCATACCTTAAGACATGCCCTCCAAACTCTGGAGCGGGATGGCATGGTCTTACGTCGTCAAGGGGCGCCAACTCAGGTGATCTCCAGACGGAAGGTGAGAAGGTTTACACAAAGCTTTAATTCACCTGTTGATATTTTGAGTTACCCAAGAAATACTTATCGACAAAACACCATTGAAGAATTTATTGAGCTCGATAAACCGCTAAGCGAAATGATTGGCGATGCAGTCGGATCCTCTTGGTATCACATTGGAGCTATTCGAAAGCAGCGAGATACCGAGGAAGTAATTGCTTGGACTGATATTTACATTCTTCCCCAATTCGCATCCTTGACATCGGAGCCTGAGCACAGTCAAGTGATGGTGTTCGAGCAGATCGAGAAAAAGTACGGTACTCGAATTGATCGAGCTGAGGTCGATGTTTATGCCATCGACGTGTCTACTGATATTGCAAAGAAGCTTGGGTTGAAGGTGCATGCCCCTTGTTTAGTCATTGTTCGGCGTTACTTTGATAATCAGGATAAGCTTTTTGAAGTAACTTTCACTTACCATCCTCATAATAAATACACTTATAAGATGGAATTTAAGAGTGATACTGGGAATTAA
- a CDS encoding Bug family tripartite tricarboxylate transporter substrate binding protein yields MRKIIFTLLALGITLPSLASAQGYPNQPIKLIIPFAAGGPSDVLARGFSPKLGENLGQPIIIENKPGAGANLAAEYVANSKGDGYTLFLMLVGTQAINETLYKKLNYNVIKDFAPVSLVASSSLMLVANPGVPVKTVTELIAFDKANPGKVSFGSSGAATPLHLAGELFNTQAGTNILHVPYKGAAPALTDVLGGQIQTAIVGTPAALPYVKSGKLTGLGVTSLKRSPNAPEIPAISETLPKFDVELVYAIVAPASTPKAIVEKLNAQLANVLNNPDIKSQLNSRGFDVVTSTPGQLGDYIKSEVAKWAPIVKKSGITAE; encoded by the coding sequence ATGAGAAAAATCATCTTTACCTTACTGGCTTTAGGAATTACTCTGCCATCGCTAGCAAGCGCACAAGGGTATCCGAACCAGCCGATTAAGCTAATCATCCCATTTGCAGCTGGTGGACCATCAGACGTTCTTGCTCGAGGGTTTTCTCCCAAGCTTGGTGAAAACCTAGGTCAGCCCATCATTATTGAAAATAAACCCGGTGCGGGTGCCAATTTAGCTGCGGAATATGTAGCCAACTCCAAAGGTGATGGTTACACACTCTTCCTGATGCTTGTAGGCACCCAAGCTATTAATGAAACCTTGTATAAAAAACTCAACTACAACGTTATTAAAGATTTTGCCCCAGTCTCACTGGTTGCCTCCTCCTCATTGATGTTGGTAGCCAACCCTGGTGTACCTGTAAAAACAGTTACAGAATTGATTGCGTTTGATAAAGCCAATCCTGGCAAAGTTAGCTTTGGCTCTTCGGGTGCAGCCACACCACTACATCTGGCAGGCGAATTGTTTAATACTCAAGCAGGAACCAATATTCTTCATGTGCCATACAAGGGTGCGGCTCCTGCATTAACAGATGTACTGGGTGGACAGATTCAAACAGCTATTGTTGGCACGCCAGCAGCGCTGCCTTATGTCAAATCTGGAAAGCTCACTGGATTGGGTGTGACCAGCTTAAAACGATCTCCAAATGCCCCAGAGATCCCGGCCATATCTGAGACCCTGCCCAAATTTGACGTAGAACTGGTTTATGCCATTGTTGCGCCAGCAAGCACACCAAAGGCAATTGTGGAAAAATTGAACGCCCAGCTAGCCAATGTACTGAACAACCCTGACATTAAATCCCAGTTGAACTCAAGAGGATTTGATGTTGTCACCAGCACCCCGGGCCAGCTTGGTGACTACATAAAATCTGAAGTCGCCAAGTGGGCGCCGATTGTCAAAAAATCAGGTATTACTGCAGAATAA
- a CDS encoding Bug family tripartite tricarboxylate transporter substrate binding protein: MIKKSIKKIVLSSLVLPLVLGTAFASYPDKPIKMLVGYAPGSSTDIVGRMVANELSIALKQSVIVENRGGAAGSLAADAVAKSAPDGYTVLFAQNGLAINVAANPRLPFNGQKDLLPVVGVAATPHILIVNTNSKAKNVTDLISMLRAEPGKMSFGSSGIGNSDHMAGELFLATTGTQAIHIPYKGGSPAATDLVGGQIDFYFAGMPVGLPLYKGEKVNALAVTSKNRFSGAPELVTIQEAGVKGYEMALWQGLFVPAGTPPAVINTLSKAILKILETPEMKERFVKAGVQIAPMTTQQFTDLYVSDIARWKVVIEKAKIKLD; encoded by the coding sequence ATGATTAAAAAATCAATTAAAAAAATAGTGTTGAGTTCTTTAGTGTTGCCACTAGTTTTGGGGACGGCGTTTGCGTCCTATCCAGATAAGCCAATCAAGATGTTGGTTGGGTATGCGCCAGGTAGTTCAACCGACATCGTTGGGAGAATGGTGGCGAATGAGCTCAGCATTGCCTTAAAGCAATCAGTCATTGTGGAAAATAGAGGCGGTGCTGCAGGTAGCTTGGCTGCGGATGCAGTTGCTAAAAGTGCTCCAGATGGTTACACCGTGTTATTTGCGCAAAATGGCTTAGCAATTAACGTAGCTGCAAACCCAAGACTCCCCTTTAATGGCCAAAAAGATTTGCTACCCGTTGTCGGAGTAGCCGCTACCCCACATATTTTGATTGTGAATACCAATTCCAAGGCTAAAAATGTGACCGATTTAATTTCTATGCTCCGAGCCGAGCCGGGAAAGATGAGCTTTGGCTCCTCTGGGATTGGTAACTCCGACCATATGGCTGGAGAGCTATTCCTGGCAACTACGGGTACTCAAGCGATCCACATTCCATACAAGGGTGGATCACCTGCTGCAACGGATTTAGTGGGCGGTCAAATTGATTTTTACTTTGCTGGTATGCCAGTGGGACTACCCTTATATAAGGGTGAAAAAGTCAATGCACTTGCGGTTACTAGTAAGAATCGATTTAGCGGAGCTCCCGAATTAGTCACTATTCAAGAGGCTGGTGTAAAGGGTTATGAAATGGCTTTGTGGCAAGGCCTGTTTGTACCAGCAGGAACACCTCCTGCGGTTATTAATACCCTCAGCAAGGCAATCTTGAAAATTCTAGAGACCCCAGAGATGAAGGAGCGTTTTGTGAAGGCGGGGGTACAAATTGCACCGATGACTACCCAGCAATTTACCGATTTATATGTCTCTGATATTGCCAGATGGAAAGTAGTGATTGAAAAAGCAAAAATTAAGCTAGATTAA